One genomic window of Mercenaria mercenaria strain notata chromosome 2, MADL_Memer_1, whole genome shotgun sequence includes the following:
- the LOC128548469 gene encoding uncharacterized protein LOC128548469, giving the protein MALDMSDIDSLDEDLRDDYTPLYFCSGLLAVLFLLSTQALTPAGLFTNHWASETNKNIYHDERDVTWHGIKDEAVYIFEVTAFSFIFVPLKCILYVPCCCDDWCAGIFTVLMMYYGVSAFFSFVGCLIHASQYSK; this is encoded by the exons ATGGCTCTGGATATGTCAGACATAGATTCACTAGATGAAGATCTACGGGATGATTATACACCACTTTACTTCTGCTCTGGCTTACTTGCGGTCTTGTTCTTACTGAGTACGCAAGCTTTAACTCCAGCAGGTCTTTTCACTAATCACTGGGcttcagaaacaaacaaaaatatttatcacgACGAACGGGATGTAACCTGGCATG GGATAAAAGATGAAGCTGTTTATATATTTGAAGTGACAGCGTTTAGCTTCATATTTGTGCCTCTCAAATGCATATTGTATGTACCATGCTGCTGCGATGACTGGTGTGCAGGGATATTTACGGTTTTAATGATGTACTACGGTGTTTCtg cttttttcAGCTTCGTAGGATGTTTGATACACGCCAGTCAGTACTCAAAGTAA